One part of the Populus alba chromosome 18, ASM523922v2, whole genome shotgun sequence genome encodes these proteins:
- the LOC118051154 gene encoding peroxidase 46 — protein sequence METDPVPFSARPRLCSFLVLGLLYAVAVAVASPASASLFFNFYGASCPTAELIVSNTVRSASSSDPTIPGKLLRLVFHDCFVEGCDASVLLQGNGTERSDPGNRSLGGFQVIDSAKRMLEIFCPGTVSCADVVALAARDAVAITGGPQLQIPTGRRDGRVSAAANVRPNIIDTTFTINEMINIFTAKGLSLEDLVVLSGAHTIGSAHCSAFSDRFQEDSKGKLTLIDTSIDRNYANELMQRCPVDASASLTVVNDPETSSSFDNQYYRNLVAHKGLFQSDSVLLDDRRTRNLVEDFANDQEKFFQSWSQSFLKLTSIGVKTGEEGEIRQSCSMASG from the exons ATGGAGACAGACCCTGTACCTTTTTCTGCAAGACCTCGTTTGTGTAGTTTTCTGGTTCTTGGTCTCTTAtatgctgttgctgttgctgttgcttcCCCTGCTTCTGCTAGTctctttttcaacttttatGGAGCTTCATGCCCAACTGCTGAACTGATTGTTTCAAACACAGTTAGATCAGCTTCCTCTTCAGACCCTACCATCCCGGGGAAGCTGCTTCGTTTGGTTTTCCATGACTGCTTTGTGGAG GGCTGCGATGCATCTGTGCTGCTGCAAGGAAATGGGACGGAGCGAAGTGATCCAGGGAACAGGTCTCTAGGAGGGTTTCAAGTTATTGATTCAGCTAAAAGAATGCTTGAAATCTTCTGTCCAGGAACTGTTTCTTGTGCTGATGTTGTTGCTTTGGCTGCTAGAGATGCTGTCGCCATT ACTGGTGGACCTCAGCTTCAGATTCCAACTGGTCGGAGAGATGGGAGGGTATCTGCAGCTGCAAATGTGAGACCTAATATTATAGACACGACTTTTACAATAAATGAGATGATTAACATCTTCACTGCTAAAGGATTATCTCTTGAAGACCTTGTTGTGCTATCAG GAGCTCACACTATAGGATCAGCTCATTGCAGCGCGTTCAGTGATCGGTTCCAAGAGGACTCCAAGGGGAAGCTCACCCTCATCGACACATCTATAGACAGGAATTATGCAAATGAACTAATGCAAAGATGTCCAGTGGATGCAAGCGCTTCATTAACAGTTGTTAATGATCCTGAAACATCCTCGTCATTTGACAATCAGTACTACCGAAACCTAGTGGCCCACAAGGGCCTCTTCCAATCAGATTCAGTTCTTTTAGATGACAGAAGAACAAGGAATCTAGTAGAGGATTTTGCAAATGATCAAGAGAAGTTTTTCCAGAGTTGGAGCCAGTCATTTTTGAAGCTTACAAGCATTGGAGTAAAAACAGGTGAGGAAGGGGAAATCCGCCAATCTTGTTCAATGGCTAGTGGATGA